The Thermoproteales archaeon genome includes the window AATAATCTGTTATCCGCGTTGCGACATTTACGAGTTTGAATATCGCTTAAAACAGCTTAAAAGACTTGGTATAGATTTTATAATTTCTTATGGTCCTACTCAAATAGGAAAAATATTTGTTCTTGGAAAGGGCTGTACGAGCATTGTAGTTAAGGCATTGCGGCATGAAATGGTGGTTGCATTAAAAATAAGGAGGACGGATGCCAATCGAAAAGACTTAGTTAGAGAAGCAGAGATATTGAAAATTGTAAACAGATACAGTATAGGTCCCAGACTTATAGACTACACGCCGGATATTCTTGTAATGGAATATATTGAAGGGGTTGAATTTGGTGAATGGATTGAACGTGTTCAGGACGATCAAGCTATAAAAAATGTTTTAAAGAAGCTGCTTGAAAAGTTGTTCGTATTAGATTCTATTGGAATATGTCATCTTGAACTGTCAAATCCTAGAAAGCACATAGTTATTGTGGAGGAGAAGCCTGTAATACTGGATTTTGAAACTGTAAGCACTAAAACAACAAAAACTAACATTACTCAAGTTCTTAACTACCTTATATTTAGAAAAAATAAAATCTCGGATAAGGTAACCCGTATTTTAGGATTGAGAAATATAGGTTTATTAAAAACTTTGCTAAGGAAGTATAAGAAGGAAAGAACAAGCGAAATTTTTCTAGAAGTAATTAAAACGTTAAACTTAAGCTAAGTTTTATCGAAATATTGTTTGACTTAATATATTTAGGTAATTATTTTGTATCGAAAAGCTTAAAAATAGTTGAGCGTGAATAATCTCGGATTATAGGGAAAAACTGTTACAAAGAGAAAAAATCATAAAAAACATATAGAAAAGAAAATTGAGGGGCCGTCGTCTAGCTTGGAAAAGGATGCCAGCCTGGGGCGCTGGTGATCCCGGGTTCAAATCCCGGCGGCCCCACCATTATATTAATAACATGAAGGCAATTCTAAATTTTGAGGTGTAAACATCGGTGTTATAAACTATATAGGCAAGTTTCGGTTTAATTAAAAGTCAAGACTTATAATCTGGTATGAAAATATGCGCGTGGAAGAGTTGAATTTGCCGGAATCTGCTATAAGATTTTTGTTAGCTAATGATATTCGCGAACTTTTTCCACCACAGGAAATAGCCGTCAAGAAGGGAGTACTGGAAAGGAGAAGTCTAGTTGTAGCTTCTCCTACGGCATCTGGAAAAACCTTAATAGCTGAACTTGCAGCTCTGAAGCATATTTTGGAATATGGAGGTAAGGTTCTTTATCTAACACCCCTTAGAGCATTGGCTACCGAGAAATTTTATTCTTTTTCAAAATATAAAGAACTAGGCGTTAAAATTGCGCTAAGCACGGGCGATTACGATACAGACGATCCTTGGTTGGGAGAGTATGATTGGATCATAACAACAAATGAAAAAACTGATAGCTTATTGAGACATAAGGCTAAATGGCTTAAATCTATAACTCTTGTTGTTGCTGACGAAATACATTTAATTAGAGATCCTAAGAGAGGACCTACTTTAGAAATGGTTTTGGCAAGGCTAAGAAAGCTTAATTCGAAAACGCAAATGCTGGCTTTAAGCGCTACAATCCGCAATGCGAAGGAAGTCGCTAGCTGGCTTAAGGCTGGTCTTGTTAAAACGGAATGGCGACCAGTTATTCTAAAAGAGGGAGTATATTATTTAGATGAGATATATTTTAACGATGAAACAAAAACGCCGGTAACGCGAGCGTTTTCTAATCCTATAGAAAACTTAGTGGTTGATTGCTTAAGTAAGAGAGGACAAGTTTTAGTCTTTGCCAGCACTAGAGGCAGCTCTGTTAGTCTTGCTCGAAAATTATCTAACAGAACTAGGCAGTTCTTAAGCTCTGATGAAAGACGCGAACTCGCAATTTTAGCAAACAAGATTCTTTCATTAGAGAAAAACAGAATCAGCGAGATGCTAGCTGAGTATATTAGGAATGGCGCGGCTTTTCATCACGCTGGATTATCTCATAGCGTTAGAAAGCTCATTGAAGACGCGTTCAGAGAGATGAAATTAAAAGTTATATGTGCGACTCCGACCTTGGCGGCGGGGGTTAATTTGCCGGCGCGAAGGGTAATAATCGCTGATTATCGCAGATACAATCCTGAGCTTGGTTTTTTCGAGCCTATACCGGTGCTAGAGTATAAGCAAATGGCCGGAAGGGCTGGGCGTCCTCAATATGACAGGTATGGAGAAGCAGTTTTAATAGCTAGAAGTATCGAAGAATTGGATTACCTAATGGAAAACTATGTTTTTGCTAAACCGGAGAGGATACATTCCCAACTAGCTTCCGAAAAAATTTTAAGAACTCACGTACTGGCGAGTATAGCGTCTGATTACGCTAAGACAGAGCTTGATCTTTTAAATCTTTTAAAATTGACTTTTTATGCGTATCAATTCGAAATAGAGAATCTTCAAAGCATAATACGTCGAAATCTTGAG containing:
- a CDS encoding DEAD/DEAH box helicase: MRVEELNLPESAIRFLLANDIRELFPPQEIAVKKGVLERRSLVVASPTASGKTLIAELAALKHILEYGGKVLYLTPLRALATEKFYSFSKYKELGVKIALSTGDYDTDDPWLGEYDWIITTNEKTDSLLRHKAKWLKSITLVVADEIHLIRDPKRGPTLEMVLARLRKLNSKTQMLALSATIRNAKEVASWLKAGLVKTEWRPVILKEGVYYLDEIYFNDETKTPVTRAFSNPIENLVVDCLSKRGQVLVFASTRGSSVSLARKLSNRTRQFLSSDERRELAILANKILSLEKNRISEMLAEYIRNGAAFHHAGLSHSVRKLIEDAFREMKLKVICATPTLAAGVNLPARRVIIADYRRYNPELGFFEPIPVLEYKQMAGRAGRPQYDRYGEAVLIARSIEELDYLMENYVFAKPERIHSQLASEKILRTHVLASIASDYAKTELDLLNLLKLTFYAYQFEIENLQSIIRRNLEYLYSNNLIKLLDGMFESTSLGSRVSQLYIDTDTAILIIKGLKKRPIATPFAYLHLIALTEDIPKLHIRKREVEKYENILELRGGELLIEEPLDEDEYSLYLSSIKTAKLLEDWINEVLDDQLIIEYDVGPGDIYSITQTAEWLVYSASELAKETGLYSHIARLLELRQRVKHGVKPELLELIKIRGIGRVRARILYENGFKSIEDLRKASLKELSKLPLIGPKLAKSIKEYIDGAIKEIVIGPTSGESIEDYF